One part of the Eucalyptus grandis isolate ANBG69807.140 chromosome 10, ASM1654582v1, whole genome shotgun sequence genome encodes these proteins:
- the LOC104421919 gene encoding scarecrow-like protein 9, protein MDRPPDKLDNFIDGYVLVDGDDAAFSILREDDLVSELTIDDTFNDFTYSCTCAPHLGADLGKEPAEDYDFSDAALKYINQMLMEEDIEEKSVACHEASAIEAAEKSFYEVIGERYPPAADQHPSPNQTNESSCGGSDSVIKLVESEPNYESEEHTVLTTVSQSISSSVAQSLDDVRVGISTAGHAESPVNAISLSELIGSESVMQFKGNSEETRESLAFGNEILVDPERGEFSFNEQTEEPTSLVPNEETDENMFANLGGNRGKKNPLQEDVNLEVGRMSKYLSVYTESTVRSEIFDMVLLNPKESEATLREALRNMMQNGKSKVPNEGKARGKKQGRCKRDVVDLRTLLTLCAQAVTMDDRGSAGELLKQIRRHASPTGDGMQRMAHYFANGLEARLAGSGSQIFKALMARPRSAVDVLKAYHLLLTICPFMKLSHYFSNKTILNVAREAPKLHIIDFGILYGFQWPGLIERLSSSPSGPPELRITAIDLPQPGFKPDEIVEETGRRLVSYAKTFNVPFKFNAIVKGWDAIKVEELNIHSDEILVVNCIHRFHNILDDTVLAESPRDVVLNLIKKMNPDVFIQAVVNGNHGVPFFVSRFREALFHFSAVFDILEATVPRDDPERLLLEQEILGKQAMNVIACEGSDRIERPETYKSSHVRNLRAGFRQLPLDKDLVSLAKDKLKSCYHKDFEIEEDGQWLLQGWKGRIIYALSTWRPDC, encoded by the coding sequence ATGGATCGACCACCAGACAAACTCGATAATTTCATTGATGGGTATGTACTCGTTGATGGTGATGATGCGGCCTTTTCGATTTTACGGGAGGACGATCTTGTTAGTGAGCTCACGATCGACGACACGTTCAATGACTTTACCTATAGCTGCACATGCGCGCCTCATTTGGGTGCTGACCTTGGGAAGGAACCGGCTGAGGACTATGATTTCAGTGATGCAGCTCTCAAGTACATTAACCAGATGCTTATGGAGGAAGACATAGAAGAGAAGAGCGTTGCATGTCATGAAGCCTCGGCAATTGAGGCAGCCGAGAAATCATTCTACGAGGTCATTGGGGAGAGGTACCCGCCAGCTGCAGATCAGCATCCATCACCTAATCAAACCAATGAGAGCTCATGTGGTGGTAGCGATAGTGTGATTAAATTGGTTGAGTCAGAGCCGAACTATGAATCAGAAGAACATACTGTCCTCACCACGGTGTCTCAATCCATCTCATCTTCAGTTGCCCAGTCATTAGATGATGTCCGCGTTGGTATCAGTACTGCTGGACATGCTGAATCTCCAGTGAATGCCATTTCTTTGTCTGAACTTATCGGAAGTGAGTCTGTTATGCAGTTCAAGGGCAACAGTGAAGAAACGAGAGAGTCGCTCGCTTTTGGAAATGAAATTCTAGTTGATCCTGAGAGGGGTGAATTTTCCTTTAATGAACAAACCGAAGAGCCTACGAGTTTGGTTCCAAATGAAGAGACGGATGAGAACATGTTTGCCAACCTTGGAGGAAACAGGGGAAAGAAAAATCCTTTGCAGGAGGATGTGAACTTAGAAGTAGGAAGGATGAGCAAGTATTTATCAGTTTACACTGAATCAACTGTGAGGTCAGAGATATTCGATATGGTGTTGCTTAATCCTAAAGAAAGTGAAGCTACCCTTCGTGAAGCTCTTCGGAACATGATGCAGAATGGCAAATCGAAAGTGCCAAATGAGGGGAAGGCCCGCGGCAAGAAGCAAGGCAGGTGCAAGAGGGATGTGGTCGACTTGAGAACTCTTTTGACACTTTGTGCACAAGCTGTTACTATGGATGATCGAGGAAGTGCAGGTGAGCTGCTCAAGCAGATCAGAAGGCATGCGTCTCCCACAGGGGACGGGATGCAAAGGATGGCACACTATTTTGCGAATGGTCTGGAGGCACGCCTTGCCGGGTCAGGCTCTCAAATTTTTAAGGCTCTCATGGCTAGGCCAAGATCGGCTGTTGATGTCTTGAAGGCTTATCATCTCCTCCTCACAATTTGTCCATTTATGAAGCTCTCACATTACTTCTCGAACAAGACGATATTGAACGTGGCCAGGGAGGCACCCAAGTTGCACATCattgattttggaattctttatGGTTTCCAGTGGCCTGGCCTTATAGAGCGTCTCTCATCAAGCCCCAGTGGACCACCTGAGCTTCGGATTACTGCGATTGATCTGCCGCAACCTGGATTTAAACCAGATGAAATCGTTGAGGAAACCGGCAGACGCTTGGTGAGCTACGCCAAAACTTTCAATGTCCCGTTCAAGTTTAATGCTATAGTGAAAGGTTGGGATGCCATTAAAGTTGAGGAGCTAAATATCCACAGTGATGAGATCCTTGTTGTGAACTGCATACATAGATTCCATAACATACTTGATGACACGGTGCTGGCGGAGAGTCCACGAGATGTCGTACTGAATCTGATAAAAAAGATGAATCCCGATGTTTTCATTCAGGCAGTCGTAAATGGTAACCATGGTGTCCCCTTTTTCGTTTCGCGGTTTCGGGAGGCACTCTTCCATTTTTCAGCTGTCTTTGACATTCTTGAGGCAACCGTACCTCGTGACGACCCAGAGAGGTTGTTGCTCGAGCAAGAGATACTCGGGAAGCAGGCAATGAATGTCATTGCTTGTGAAGGCTCGGATAGGATTGAGAGGCCCGAGACATACAAATCATCACACGTGCGAAACCTGAGGGCTGGGTTTAGGCAGCTACCCTTGGATAAGGATCTGGTGAGCTTGGCAAAGGACAAACTGAAATCTTGCTACCATAAGGATTTTGAGATTGAAGAAGATGGGCAGTGGCTATTGCAGGGCTGGAAAGGCAGGATTATCTATGCGCTATCGACCTGGAGGCCTGATTGTTGA